Part of the Elusimicrobiota bacterium genome is shown below.
CATTGATTTGGTCGGCGGCCAACAACCCATGTCCAACGCCCACTGTCCGGCGTCGGAAAAGGCCGGCCGCTTTCGACTGGTTTTTAACGGCGAAATCTACAACCACCGCGCCCTTCGCGGGGAATTGATCCGCCGGGGCCACCGCTTCGCCTCCACCTCGGACACCGAAGTGCTCTTGCACCTCTTCGAAGAGGAAGGGGACCGGGGGTGGGAACGACTCCGGGGCATGTTCGCCATCGGGTTGTTCGACGAACGGCGCAATGTTTTGCGCCTCGTGCGGGACCGCGTGGGCATCAAACCTCTTTACTTCGCCCGCACGCCCGCGGGGTTTTCCTTCGCCTCGGAAATCAAAGCCCTGCTCGCCGACCCCGACACCCCGCGGGAGTTGGACGCGGCCGCCCTGAACGCCTATTTCTCTCTGGGGTACGTTCCCACGCCGGTGTCCCCCTTCGAGCACGTGCAAAAACTTCCCCCGGGCCGGATTCTCACGCTGGAATTAAAAACGGGCGCGGTGAATCAATCGCCCTATTACGAATTTTTTCCCCGGCCGCCCCAACCACGGCCCCTCGCGGACACCCTCGAAACCCTGGACCAATTGCTGTCGGACACCGTGCGCGAACACCTGGTGTCGGACGTGCCCCTCGGGTTGTTTCTCTCCGGAGGCTTGGACTCGGCCACCATCGCCCACTACGCCCGGGCCGCGGGGAAGACGCTCGACAGCTACACCATTTTTTTCGGCGACGCCTCCTTTTCCGAACGGCGCGAGGCGGCGGAAACGGCCAAACGGCTGGACCTGCGCCACCACGAGGAGGAGATGCGTCCCTCGGCCGACGTCCTGACCCGCCTGGGGGAAATCCTGGACGAACCCCTGGCCGATCCGTCGGTCCTTCCCACTTATTACCTGTGCCGCCTGGCCCGCCGGGGCGTCACCGTGACCCTCTCGGGAGACGGGGGCGACGAATTGTTCGCGGGCTACCCCACCTATTTGGCGGACCGCTACGCGGCCTGGTTCCGCCGTTTGCCCGCCGCGGCCCAACGCTGGGCGGTCAAAATCGCCGACGCCGCCCCCACGTCCTTTAAACGGATCCCCTGGGACTATCGATTAAAAGCCTTCGTGCGCTCCGCGTCCCGCCCCCAGCCCGACGCCCACTTCGGCTGGCTCGAGGCGTTCCAGCGGGAGGAGAAGGAACGGCTCTTTACGCCCGACTTTTGGGCCACGGTCCAGCGCCACGACCCGGAACAAAGCTTCCGGGAGGCCTTTGAGGACGGACGCCACCGCCCCTTTTTGGAACGCCTCCTTTACCTGGACCAACGAACTCGCCTGCTGGATCAATATTTGGTGAAGGTGGACCGGCTCAGCATGGCCAACTCCCTGGAAGTGCGTGTGCCGCTCCTGGACAACGCCCTGGTCGAATTCGCCTCCACGGTGCCCGCCAACCACAAAATCCGCGGCTGGACCACCAAATATCTTTTCCGCCGATTGATGAAAGACCGCCTGCCCGCCTCGGTCCTGACCGGCCAAAAGAAAGGTTTTTCCCCGCCCCTGGCCCAATGGCTGGCGGGGCCCCTCAAAGCCTGGGCCGAAGAACTGCTTTCACCGGAATCGCTGGAGCGCACGGGAATCCTCCGTCCCGAATTCCCCCGGGCGCTTTTGGAAGAACACGCCGCCCACCGACGGGACAACCACCGTCGGCTCTGGGTCCTTCTGAGTTTTGTCCAATGGCACCGGGCCTACGGCTCCCCCGCCGCCTGAAAGTTTACACCTCATTTACAATAAATTAGGGGAACCTTTTTCCCCCGGGGGTTAAACTTTCCCCATGAAAAAAAGGACACACCGCTTCCGGGGATTTTTCGCGGCCGCCCTGTTCTTTTCGGCTTCCCCGCTGTGGGCCAAAACCTCCGACTGGGACAGCCCCACCCTTTGGACCGTCGACACGGACGACCAGAGTTCCTTCTCGGTTCGTCCGGTGGAGGGCATCGACGGCCTTCGCCTGGAGCTGAAATACACCCTGCTGGGGGCGGGCCACCGGTGGGTTCAGATGAAACGCGAATGGGACCCCACCGCCCTGTTCGACGGACGCCCCCTCACCTTCCTGTTCCGCGCCAACGGCACCGCCACCATGGAAATCAAGCTGGTCGACGAAGACGGATCCAATTTCATCTGCCGTTACCCGCTCAAGCGATACGGCGCCCGCTGGGAACCGGTCGTGCTCTACCGCGACAGCTTTGAATACGGCTGGGGCGGGAACGCCACCCTGGACCGGCCCAAACAACTGGCCATCGCCATCGCCGGGCCCGCCGAAAGCGGCACGGTCTACATCGACGAAATCGGCCTGGGCCGCAAGGGACAGCCCGCCACCCAGACGCCCGACGGACCGCGGTTGGACCCCCGCCGCTTTAAAACGGGCTTCGGGTTCGCCGCCCGCCGGGACAAGGAAGCCCGTCCCGAGGACCCGGGCGTCCTGGCCTGGATGAAAGCGGTGCAGGACGCCGGCTCCCTCGAAGGCCAATTGCTACCCTCCATGGAAGACAACCGCGCCCAGACCTACAACAACGCCCTGGGGGCGATCGTCTTTGTTCTCAAGGACGAACGGGAACGGGCCGAGCGCATCCTCGACTTTTACGCGGCCGCCACCCGAACCGACAACGCCGACCCCACGCTTCAAAATTTTTTCTACAAGGGCGAACCCCGCGGGTTCTACCAGGACTGCCTGCTGACGGATTCCACCGCGGGCGCCGCTTTTCACGCCCCCCAGGAGTCGGACCGGTGGATCGGCGACATGGCCTGGCTCCTGATCGCCTACGAATATTACGGCCGCCGCTACGACTTGTCCCGGTACGAGCGGATCACCGGCCTTTTGACCGAGTTGCTGGCTTCCTATTATCAACCCACTCCGGTGGGCGGCTACATCCGCCACGGGTGGCGGCGCGGAGACACTCAATTGCACGAACGGGTCGGTCACCCCGAAGGCAACATCGATTGCTACGCGGCGCTCCGATTGGCCGGCCGGGACGACGTGGCCAACAACGTCAAGCGATGGTTGGACAGCACCGTGGGCGGCAGCCGCCTGCCGCTGGACTTGTACACCTGGCGGGTGCTGGCTCTCGGTAAAACCTACGAGACCGCCCTCGCGGTCCCCGAGAACGATTTGCGT
Proteins encoded:
- the asnB gene encoding asparagine synthase (glutamine-hydrolyzing), whose amino-acid sequence is MCGIVGKVAWSGAVDIATLERMNDRLAPRGPDEKGLWVSGPIGLAMRRLKVIDLVGGQQPMSNAHCPASEKAGRFRLVFNGEIYNHRALRGELIRRGHRFASTSDTEVLLHLFEEEGDRGWERLRGMFAIGLFDERRNVLRLVRDRVGIKPLYFARTPAGFSFASEIKALLADPDTPRELDAAALNAYFSLGYVPTPVSPFEHVQKLPPGRILTLELKTGAVNQSPYYEFFPRPPQPRPLADTLETLDQLLSDTVREHLVSDVPLGLFLSGGLDSATIAHYARAAGKTLDSYTIFFGDASFSERREAAETAKRLDLRHHEEEMRPSADVLTRLGEILDEPLADPSVLPTYYLCRLARRGVTVTLSGDGGDELFAGYPTYLADRYAAWFRRLPAAAQRWAVKIADAAPTSFKRIPWDYRLKAFVRSASRPQPDAHFGWLEAFQREEKERLFTPDFWATVQRHDPEQSFREAFEDGRHRPFLERLLYLDQRTRLLDQYLVKVDRLSMANSLEVRVPLLDNALVEFASTVPANHKIRGWTTKYLFRRLMKDRLPASVLTGQKKGFSPPLAQWLAGPLKAWAEELLSPESLERTGILRPEFPRALLEEHAAHRRDNHRRLWVLLSFVQWHRAYGSPAA